The genomic region GTACCCTATAGCTCTTCTAGTAGAGCATAGCATTAGAGGTGTAAGGGTAAGGGGTTTGAGTTTGATTTACAAGGACATTTGCGATTCCTTAAAGACGGCAAATTGTCATAATAAATCAATTTGTAATaaatagtcttttttttttctttcaaaaaaGATATCCCCAAAAATAATCCAGAATGCAAAATTGTTAAATAATTGTAGCTGACACAGAAACAGTACCAGATGAAAAGGAAACTTCCAggtgtacttttattttgaaatttcacTCAATAATGCATACTTTCTGAACCATATTACATGGGGGACGACGTCTAGATTTGTTCCCTTAAATTAGAATATAATGTCACTTTCAAGGTCATTGTTCAACCGTTTCAAACCTGCCTCATTGGCAGAAATCTATAGATTACAAAATGGTGATTAGAGtccagggtcaaaggttaaacTAAACTCAATTAGAAAGTTGAATTCACGTTCAGTGACCATGAAACAACTGCTGCGGCCGCCTCAACATCTTAAGTTTGAAAATGCGTTTGAGTATTACGATTTAAatcttaattaaaaaaaattgactAAGATTGTTGACTTACTCCAGAAAGGCCAACAGGGGCCACCATTTGAACTACGGATTGGGAACACCATGGACTACATCCCCACCAGACAATTCATTAAAAACATCAACACCCACAATTCTTCATTCTCAATGTGTCCAACATGCTGACATGGCAACAagcctaacaaacacacaggcatcgGTGCACACAgtagaaacaacacacacacacacacacacacacacacacacacacacacacgcacacacaaaccgcaGGCATTGGACAAATCAAAGTCTTGTTTGATAGTTCAGCACATAATGGATTCACGCGTAGTGGAGAAAGAATTTGGACAGAATATATGTTGTCATCTTATCTGTATAAAGTTTAAACACCACAATCCACTTTCTTTTGGCACTGCTTTTTAAGGTTCTGTTAATAAAGAGATGAAGTATGTACCATCTTATGACCTTTCGAAAGGATGTCAACAAAGAGAAGAGCATTTTTAGTTAAGAATGCATTAATACAGGCACAGCAAGACTCTTCTAAACAATGTAAACTTGTCATGTATTTATATACCACACTTGACACTTGGGTTTCAAATCAAAGGAAATGCTTTAAGATGAACAGTGCGGTTTAATATAACTGTAAACCACAACTACAGTGTACTTGGAGAAAATGTTATTTCTGTGATTTAGgacaaaaaagacaaaataatatataaaaagacaATATTGGGATGAAATAGATTAATTAAGAAAAGGTTTCCAAAAGAAGTGTAAAATTACAGATCAGATTACAGATTGGTCCCGGAGATTGTCTCGAGTGAAGGCAGGAAGTGTGGGCGGTCCCAGGGGTCCATTCATaaagttgaaaaaaatgcagttGTCATGACAACATAATAGTTTGGACGTGGGTATTATGAGATTAAGAGCGTTTGAGATTACCGGTGCTTTTCTACAAGCATAATCGAACCACACTAGGATATTAGACAGATTATCTTTCCATAGCCTATCTGTAGTCCataatctgtctgtctatgcaATCATTTGATCATGGAACATAATTGTTGTAAATTTCCTTCTAAATCGGATGAGAAATCAACATTTGCCTCAGCACGTCTATCGTCCAGGCATCACCCGATTCTTGGTCTGTAATTCTGCAGTACTTCCTTGATTTGAATGTGGTCTGACACGGTCAAGCCGTGTGCATGGAGCACTCTAGTGCAACAAGAACCACAGTTAGATGaatttagattagattagatctATTGGAGGGACAAAGCAGGCCAGAGCAGCAGACGCACAGAGCACCGACGGCTGCTCCTCCACGTGGGCGTGACGCCCAGCCTCTGTAGCGACGCATGGCTGCTCTAGTGGTGATCAGCAGCTATGATACAGACCATCTTATGTGCCATTAGGTGTTGATAAATCAGAGGATGCTGAGGTTGTACTAAACACCTTCAAACAGCACTTCTAACAGAGTTAGAACAATAACAATAGTAATAATTAATCATGGATGAATATAGCTTgagaaaaatacaaatcaaataatgataatataacatatattttagacaaaattaatattttctttttaaatggtaCGCTATTTAATTAATCTCCTtgttaatataaatgtaatatatgatGGTTACATGTGGGTTGCTCGATACTTCACTTGGTGTGTAAAGCAGGTTCCCATTTACGCAGTGTTAGCTCGCTACCGCAAGGGCGATGTTAGCCGCTATTTTATTTGAAGTGACAGAATAAGAAATGAAATATTTAAATTGATAAAGTATGATGAGGCTTGGTGTGATTAAATTAGAAACAATGTGTATTAAAAAGCTGATTATGTCAAGGAAACACATCAGGTGTATCAGGTGTAGAAAACAATACTCTGCTTGAACCAGTTCAGCCAAGGCAAAACACTAGTTCCGAACAATACTTTTACCTTTGTCTAATTCATAATATGGCCTTTTTATGGATAATACCTTTAGACATTAGACATGAAAAGCACAACTACTAGCAATACTGGTTGTCTCAATGGTCCAGTATTGGTGCGTTGCCTGCAATGGACCTACAAGCTAACTGCAGTATCACTACTGTGCTGAAGCCATAGTGGATGCAATCTGAATCGGCTGTTTTGTTTCTACTGGGCTGTGTCTATGCCATCAAAACATGTTTAACTTTGGAGAAGGCAATACAAGACACACAATGGTGATTCAATGGTATAATTCTAGTGTACCTATATCCAAACACAAGGAAAATAAACATGTTGTAACGGTAGTGGTACCAACCCACCTGGTGTTGTATCACCCTAATGTTACTATGGTAACTCAAAAAAAACCAATACATTATATGTCAATAGCTCAGGTGACCAGACAGATCTTCAGACAAAATGGCCATAAAACAATTCCCTAAAGCAAATGATTCACATGTGGAGCATAGCGCGAGAGACATCTCAGTATGATTGCAATGctgatattattaattatatctATCAGGACTTTTTAAAGGCTGTAGATAGAAAATAAAAGTGAAAACCACCTCAGGGCTAGATGCTTGACACATGGATCATAGGCTGTAGCGTCTAGCTAGGACCTTAAGCTAGCTACCAAGGACCAGTCCTCCACTATACTCGTCCTGGCCCCACTCAGTGGGCTGACCTGTGACAGCCCAGTGTTGCCACTATGGGGAGACAAAGTGGTGTCAGAGTGAAATTACAACGCAGAGGGAGAGCGTGATAAAGAGGGgaagaaaacacaaaataagAGCTGGTCTGTAGACAGACCACCGAAAAACCCATGATGGTAAACCAGAAGACTAAGGAATGGTCTAACCAGAATTTGGGAAACATAGGATGTGATTGGATGAGGGGATGGTAGACGGTTGGTTTCCTGAATGTCATCTAACATGCACATTTCTTCTCATTGGGCTGGGCGGGGCTAAGCTTGGTTGCTCCGTTGCCATTGGCTGGTTCTGCGGGGGGTTTGTCCACGCACTGTTCCATCCTCTTCATGACCAGGTCCAGCAGCGTGATCACCGCCttgtccacctccacccccgtcGCTGCACTCGTCTCAAAGTACGGGATCCTAAAGAGGACAAAACACAGCCATATCACAGTCAAACAAGTACAGTGTCCTGCAGAGGACAAATTACACAAGACAATTACAGTCACACCAAGTGAGGTGTCCTGCAGAGGATAAAACATAGCAATTTGACATGCAATCCAAGTATGGTGTCAGAGGAAGAAACACAAGATTATTACAGTCAaactaagtaggcctacagtataggcctactgtatagcTATAAGTATAGCTATGTGATAGCCCTCTAGAGAAAGACAGCAGGTCCTCGTTTGTGACCAGGGTACACATCAGTAGCGCTGGATGCTTACACCATGGTGCAGCATGGGGGGTTTGTTTGCAGGGATAGCATGTTAGCGTGAGACCTACTTACCCGTATTTATCAGCTAGCTCCTTGGCCTGTTTCTCCTGGACCTCCCTCTGGTCGGCCAGGTCAGCCTTGTTCCCCACCAGCACGATGTCTGGGTTCTCACAGTACGCATTAGCCTGCAGCTGACCTAGCATTCAGAACAGTAGCGTTATCTCACGTAGCATTCAGGACAGTAGCATTAGCATGTAGCTGACCCATTATTTAAAACAGTAGCCTGTGGCCTGCCCACAATACTGAACAGAAGAGTTAGACTGTAGCCGACCGAGCATTCGTGTTAGCCTATGGCTGACCTAGCATTCAGAACAACAGAGTAAGCCTGTCGCTTACCAAGCATTCAAACGCCTACCTGTTCGTTAAGAGATGTATCTGAACACACTGTAAGTcattttggataaaagggtcAGCAACGTAATGGTACTAAAAAGATTGAAATGAGTAGCAGAAGAACAAGAAGTATGAgggacagaaggaggaggagaaatgtAGTACTGTAAGGAGGTCAAGAAGCATCATAAGACTACAGTTGTAGTCTTATACAACTAATATGCCTGCTGGCTAACAATGGCACATTACAGAAATTTGGAATTATGTGCACTGTcctttgaataaataaatgaaattaaataaaaggtaGCAGAGTGGGAGTCGAAGTGAAGCTgtaagaggggaaggaggaggaggaggaggatgaggaggaggaggaggaggaggaggaggaggaggaggggaaggaggaggaggaggaggaggaggaggaggaggaggaggaggaggagcgtacTCATCCAGTTGCGGACGTTGAGGAAGCTCTGCTGGCTGGTGAGGTCGAACATCAGCAGGAAGCCCATAGCATCCCTGAAGAACGCTGTGGTCAGACTGCGgaacctgacacacacaaacacacacacacacacacacacacatacacacatgtagtCTTCCGCTAAACTGGAACCAGGATTAATAATTCAACAATCACATCTCACTAGGTACATACTTGTAGCGAATACATGgcctgtcggtgtgtgtgtgtgtgtgtcgtcacgTCTTTCAAGATGTTtgccttttttttattgtttatctaCATCTTATTGTgttgatcattattatgtttcatttgtttACTTTCTAGTTAAAGGAGAACCTGATCCCAACAGGTTCTGAGATGATCGCCTGAGATTGCTCCCTCTAAATGTTAAACTCACGCTGTTGCATACATCGTGGGCCTGGTGATCAACAGGTGAGCCTGTTGGTCATGGAGAATCCACCCAAACCCAAACCTAGTCCCCCCTGACCGGTCCAGGTCCAGGACGAGGGGACAGGTTAACTCTGGTTAACTTGTAGTGCGGCCGAGCTCGGCCTTGTGATTGGACAATCGACCTCAGTGGCCACTGGCGGACTCCTCTTGGTTTGGAGGGGGGGAGCTGGCGTCATGATGACGGGCGGTGGGGGTCTTACCTCTCCTGGCCGGCCGTGTCCCAGAGCTGCAGGTGGACCTTGAAGGTCTTCCCCGCGGTGGTCCCATTGGGGTTGGAGGCCGTGTACACCTGAGGAGACAGCACTAGACCGATCAGAGACCACCTGGACCCCCCTCGATCAATCATAGACCTGAAGTAAGGAACTTTGTAGAATAGGAGGCATTCACCccaggcagccatcttggtgctTTTCCACCATTCCAGGTAGAATAAAAACAACTGGTTGCTTGGTAACTCTAGAATGTTTGGTCAAGAAGTAGCAAGATGATGGGAGGGACTTCAGATTTCATGCTTTTTGGACTTTAGATCACATGATTGAAACCCTACCACGAGACATGTTTCACAAGGTCTGGCAAGTCGGATCCCTTCATCCCCTTCGtcactcttttttctttctcaccTCACCTCAGCAGctgtctcttcttctcttctccttctctatccCCATCTCTATGTCGCTCTTTTTCTTATCAACACGAtaacttcctctctctgtctgttctgtcTTGTTCAAGTATCTGCTTtatctcagtctctctctctctctctctctctatttgaaTTGTCCACTTATCTCTTCATTTcaatttcctttttatttttgtttcgcCATTTATTTTAGTCTtcccccgttttttttttttcatttttatcatctctcacacacgcactcacacatgcgTCATTCCGGGGATGTCCATTATAACAAAGGACATTTTATTACAGGAGCTGGCAAACAATAGGGCACTGAGACAATGCATCACCACGGCTACGCAACATATCGCCAGGGAAACACATTGCCTCGGTAACGCATCGCCAGAGCAACGCATCACCAGGACAACGCTACACCAGGGCAACACTTTCATGCGGTTAGGGAAAAACATATTTTAGCTAGCTGCACTTTTGTGTTGGTAACTCACCACTCTCTTTTCCCTGAAGTCGATGCCGACTGTGGTGATGAACTTGGGGTTGAACTTGTTGTCGGTGTACCTATAGAGGAAGGTGGTCTTCCCCACACCGGAGTCCCCCAGAGCAAGGAGCTTTATAAGGTAGTCATAATCCCCATCCGTCATAATTAGGAGTGCGATGAACCTGcaaaacagcacacacacacacacatttagtacAATGGAAGTAGTATGGACCGGAGGAAAattcacaacaacacacatacacacagaagaaaGTGATTACGTGGGGACCAGGGtgaaccttcacacacacacacacacacacaaccacaaccacaaccacacacacacacacacacacacacacacacacacacacacacacacacacacacacacacacacacacacagcgtgaaTCTTTAAGACACAAAAGACATGTGAGGGGAAATCAACTGGCAACAGTTAAGTGCAATGTTGTGTAACTGTCACAATGATTGCATTTGTAGCTTGAACTATTAAATTATTGAGGATTGAGCAAAATACCATCGTGAGTTGGTTAGTACAGTGAAAGTTTGGGTGAGTTTTTAAACAGTGATCCAAAATCCAATAATCAACATGGATTTAATAAGTGGTGTGGACCCATTAAAATGGGCTTGAAGGAACAGGAGGACATAGTAGACTGAAATGACATGAGATTGCAAGTAATTTACAGATTTTTCTTTTCCATTAATTGAGATACCTTAACTTATCTCTTATTTATCTTCTCACATCACATCTTAAAGGAATACTCCTTTAATATATTAGACTTCCCCTCTGTGAAATTATGAGCATGCACCATGTTTCTGTCCACAAAACAGCAGAGTTATGGAGCCACCTTGATATTAACCTTATTGTGCTTTCAAAAGGGCACAGGGGGATTTCATTACGCCTGTCTGCCAATTCCCAGACTGATTTGATTTGGGGAATAAAGATATTGTTCTTCTGTTGGTACCTTACGGACACAGTAAGAAGCAGCAGTGATTGGCTATGTAATGTTATGATTCCCTCATCTCTTAAAGCCAATCAAATAAAAGGTAATCTTGAAGCCATTTACTTGAAACAAAGTGACATAACATCCCAAACATATTGGGGCCAACTATGCCTGGTATACTGAATGTAGAGAATGCAGTTGTTCTCATTTACCGAGGTACAAATACTACTATTACTAAAAGTAATGTTTTACAGAAGGGATAATCCTTTGGCATTGtattaaaaactacaaaataaatatatatcataccTAATAAGTATATCCCAGTGTCCACCCTAATATGGGGGACAGTGTGTTCGATAGATAATTAGCCTAAGAGGTTAATTGTATCACATACAAGCTATACTCTCTGCTCTTTATTAAAGAGCATTATTTAAC from Gadus morhua chromosome 19, gadMor3.0, whole genome shotgun sequence harbors:
- the rab27b gene encoding ras-related protein Rab-27B; translated protein: MTDGDYDYLIKLLALGDSGVGKTTFLYRYTDNKFNPKFITTVGIDFREKRVVYTASNPNGTTAGKTFKVHLQLWDTAGQERFRSLTTAFFRDAMGFLLMFDLTSQQSFLNVRNWMSQLQANAYCENPDIVLVGNKADLADQREVQEKQAKELADKYGIPYFETSAATGVEVDKAVITLLDLVMKRMEQCVDKPPAEPANGNGATKLSPAQPNEKKCAC